Sequence from the Gloeocapsopsis dulcis genome:
AAAGCCCTAGTCTTAGCTATACAGGACGCTACATAGTTTGTATTGTCAGCGATCGCGGTAAACTCGACTTAGTACTGTACGATCGCGTTACGCAACATCCGCAGGTATTAAATCAGTGGTATCAAGGATGGGTACGCAATCCTAATATTAGCCCTGATGGTCGTTATATCGTATTTGAAAGTAGTGTTCATGGTCAGTGGGATATTGAAGTGCTTGACCGAGGTTCTAGCGTTGAGTTAGATATTCCCGACGGTGTTCCCATTAGTCAGTAATCAATCATTGCGTCACTGCTACAGTTCCTTCGTCCCTCCTAGCTTGTGAAACGCTTCGTTACTTTCCTGGCAATTGTCTTAACACTGATATTTATTTTAATAGTATTAAGTAGTTATGGAAGCTCCGCCCGTTTATTAAGCTTCCCATTAGATTCAGGAGGAAAAAGCCTCAATAGCCCTG
This genomic interval carries:
- a CDS encoding TolB family protein → MACSPSDRLMSSPGSLNSRYTDEQPALSGNGRYVAFISNRDSSRNLFLYDLQEQVFLPIPRLQNRPDAIAQSPSLSYTGRYIVCIVSDRGKLDLVLYDRVTQHPQVLNQWYQGWVRNPNISPDGRYIVFESSVHGQWDIEVLDRGSSVELDIPDGVPISQ